One segment of Spirochaetota bacterium DNA contains the following:
- a CDS encoding response regulator transcription factor, giving the protein MKKIKLFLADDHAIMREGLGYILSGIPGYEIVGESGDGREAYEMIERTKPDVAILDISMPSMTGIEVARRLLKYCPGVKIIMLSRHDNEEYVRELLDHGVHGYVLKDSAGDDLLRAISEVLRGNVYLSPRLIAGVLPGRAGTPPRRADADAPGVILSNREREILKLIAEGKSGAQIASTLFLSENTVKVHRANIMKKLDIHKSVDLAKYAIKYGLVEE; this is encoded by the coding sequence ATGAAAAAGATTAAACTGTTCCTCGCCGACGACCATGCGATCATGCGCGAAGGCCTGGGGTATATCCTGTCCGGGATACCGGGCTACGAGATCGTCGGGGAGAGCGGCGACGGCCGCGAGGCGTACGAGATGATCGAGCGGACCAAACCGGACGTCGCGATACTCGATATTTCGATGCCCTCCATGACCGGGATCGAGGTCGCGCGCAGGCTTCTCAAGTACTGCCCCGGCGTGAAGATCATCATGCTTTCGCGGCATGACAACGAGGAGTATGTGCGCGAGCTCCTGGACCACGGCGTTCACGGCTACGTGCTGAAAGACAGCGCGGGGGACGATCTGCTGCGCGCGATTTCCGAGGTGCTCCGTGGAAACGTCTACCTGAGTCCCCGTCTCATCGCGGGGGTACTTCCGGGGCGCGCGGGAACACCCCCCCGGCGCGCGGACGCGGACGCCCCCGGCGTTATCCTGTCGAACCGGGAGCGCGAGATACTCAAGCTCATCGCTGAGGGAAAATCGGGCGCACAGATCGCATCTACCTTGTTTCTCTCGGAGAACACGGTGAAGGTACACCGCGCCAATATCATGAAGAAGCTCGATATCCACAAATCCGTCGACCTGGCGAAATACGCGATCAAGTATGGGCTCGTTGAGGAATAA
- a CDS encoding response regulator, whose product MIMQAPSILIVEDEAIVAEEIRRMCLKSGYEVAACVGAATEAVEISRESRPDLVLMDIALAGGGDGIETAMSIREDCGSPFILMTAHSDEKTLTRVKASGSYGYLLKPVRSIELEVCMETALARAEMEKRLLESERRFSRLAENSPAIIYQYHVKPPGKFDYLSPAVIMLTGYTAEEHYSDPGLALRLVHPDDRALLLDTFEGRRALVSPLRIRFIRRDGSVIHTEHYLYPVHNRRAEYLGMEGIALDVTARTTAEEEIRRLSVEIMRSQESERQRVARDLHDGIGQTILAAKLNFSSYRKNPRKFRDRFERGMQFIDKASEELREVYTNLYPSILRDLGLEVAVRWYAKNLLETHGVNVSLELGLTPKLPHDLEVNIFRIVQEVFTNILRHSGADHAKIELKSLPAGDAIVLHIEDNGSGFDPDSPPGTTSGSGIANIRYRAEAMKGILKVQSGGEGTEISVTIPVDGA is encoded by the coding sequence ATGATTATGCAGGCCCCCTCCATACTCATAGTGGAAGATGAAGCGATCGTCGCCGAAGAAATTCGACGGATGTGCCTTAAGAGCGGATACGAGGTGGCGGCGTGTGTGGGCGCGGCGACCGAGGCCGTCGAGATATCGCGTGAAAGCAGGCCGGATCTCGTCCTCATGGACATCGCCCTTGCCGGGGGCGGTGACGGTATCGAGACGGCCATGTCCATTCGGGAAGATTGCGGCTCGCCGTTTATTCTCATGACGGCGCATTCGGATGAAAAAACACTCACCAGGGTCAAGGCATCCGGCTCCTACGGATACCTGTTAAAACCCGTCCGCTCGATCGAGCTCGAGGTCTGTATGGAGACCGCGCTCGCGCGCGCCGAGATGGAAAAACGGCTTCTTGAGAGCGAGCGCAGGTTCAGCCGCCTCGCGGAGAATTCTCCGGCCATAATCTACCAGTATCATGTCAAGCCCCCCGGGAAATTTGATTACCTAAGCCCGGCGGTTATCATGCTCACCGGATACACCGCCGAGGAACATTATTCCGATCCCGGCCTCGCCCTGAGACTCGTGCATCCCGACGATCGCGCGCTGCTGTTGGATACGTTCGAGGGGAGGCGGGCCCTCGTGAGTCCGCTCCGCATTCGCTTTATACGGCGCGACGGCTCGGTCATTCATACCGAGCATTACCTTTACCCCGTGCATAACCGCCGGGCGGAATACCTGGGCATGGAAGGGATTGCGCTCGATGTCACGGCGCGCACCACGGCCGAGGAGGAGATAAGGAGACTTTCAGTCGAAATCATGCGCTCGCAGGAGAGCGAGCGACAGCGCGTTGCACGCGACCTTCATGACGGAATAGGACAGACGATTCTGGCGGCAAAGCTGAATTTCAGCTCCTACCGTAAAAACCCGCGCAAATTCCGGGACCGGTTCGAGCGGGGCATGCAATTCATCGACAAGGCGAGCGAGGAGCTGCGCGAGGTCTATACGAATCTTTACCCCTCGATACTCAGGGACCTGGGCCTGGAGGTGGCCGTGCGGTGGTACGCGAAAAATCTGCTCGAGACTCACGGCGTGAATGTGTCACTTGAGCTGGGACTGACCCCGAAGCTCCCCCATGACCTGGAGGTGAATATTTTCCGGATCGTCCAGGAGGTATTTACCAATATCCTCCGGCATTCCGGGGCCGATCACGCTAAAATTGAATTGAAATCTCTTCCTGCGGGGGACGCGATCGTGCTGCACATTGAGGACAACGGGAGCGGATTCGATCCCGACTCCCCCCCCGGAACGACATCGGGATCGGGTATCGCAAATATCAGGTACCGCGCGGAGGCCATGAAGGGAATTTTGAAGGTGCAGTCCGGCGGGGAAGGCACGGAAATTTCAGTGACGATACCGGTGGATGGGGCATGA